The Helianthus annuus cultivar XRQ/B chromosome 16, HanXRQr2.0-SUNRISE, whole genome shotgun sequence genome includes a window with the following:
- the LOC110916302 gene encoding tRNA-specific adenosine deaminase TAD2 isoform X3 → MASCGDREYLDVVAFMKLALEQAKIAFDSLEVPVGCVIVMDGKVISCGRNRTNETRNATRHAEMEAIDVLLDQWKKLKLSKAEVSEMFSKCYLYVTCEPCIMCAGALSFLGIKEVYYGCANDKFGGCGSILSLHTMSCEEAGGKSYKCTGGIMAEEAVSLFRNFYELGNPNAPKPHRQPVQQP, encoded by the exons ATGGCTTCATGTGGGGACAGAGAATACTTAGACGTTGTTGCTTTTATGAAGCTGGCATTAGAACAG GCTAAAATTGCATTTGACAGCCTCGAAGTGCCTGTGGG ATGTGTCATTGTCATGGACGGGAAGGTAATATCGTGCGGAAGAAATCGGACAAACGAAACAAGAAAC GCTACAAGACACGCTGAAATGGAAGCTATCGATGTTCTGCTCGATCAGTGGAAAAAATTAAAGCTTTCAAAGGCTGAAGTTAGCGAAATGTTCTCAAAATGCTATCTTTACGTGACATGTGAGCCATGTATAATGTGCGCGGGTGCCTTGTCATTTCTTG GCATAAAAGAAGTATACTATGGTTGTGCTAATGATAAGTTTGGAGGTTGTGGATCGATATTATCTTTGCATACAATGAG TTGTGAAGAGGCTGGTGGGAAGAGTTACAAATGCACTGGCGGGATAATGGCGGAAGAAGCAGTTTCTCTTTTTAGAAACTTCTACGAGCTTGGAAACCCTAATG CTCCAAAACCTCACAGGCAGCCAGTCCAACAACCATGA
- the LOC110916302 gene encoding tRNA-specific adenosine deaminase TAD2 isoform X1, translated as MRPFLLPKVRNHLHPKSATISTQSRPLRLHPCLRRPLLSSAATTPPPVLSTVFSLMASCGDREYLDVVAFMKLALEQLLYFCQAKIAFDSLEVPVGCVIVMDGKVISCGRNRTNETRNATRHAEMEAIDVLLDQWKKLKLSKAEVSEMFSKCYLYVTCEPCIMCAGALSFLGIKEVYYGCANDKFGGCGSILSLHTMSCEEAGGKSYKCTGGIMAEEAVSLFRNFYELGNPNAPKPHRQPVQQP; from the exons ATGCGCCCTTTTCTTCTTCCCAAAGTCAGGAACCATCTCCACCCAAAGTCAGCGACCATCTCCACCCAAAGTCGCCCTCTCCGCCTCCATCCGTGTCTCCGCCGCCCTCTCTTATCATCGgctgccaccactccaccaccagtCCTCTCCACAG TTTTTTCCTTAATGGCTTCATGTGGGGACAGAGAATACTTAGACGTTGTTGCTTTTATGAAGCTGGCATTAGAACAG CTGCTTTATTTTTGCCAGGCTAAAATTGCATTTGACAGCCTCGAAGTGCCTGTGGG ATGTGTCATTGTCATGGACGGGAAGGTAATATCGTGCGGAAGAAATCGGACAAACGAAACAAGAAAC GCTACAAGACACGCTGAAATGGAAGCTATCGATGTTCTGCTCGATCAGTGGAAAAAATTAAAGCTTTCAAAGGCTGAAGTTAGCGAAATGTTCTCAAAATGCTATCTTTACGTGACATGTGAGCCATGTATAATGTGCGCGGGTGCCTTGTCATTTCTTG GCATAAAAGAAGTATACTATGGTTGTGCTAATGATAAGTTTGGAGGTTGTGGATCGATATTATCTTTGCATACAATGAG TTGTGAAGAGGCTGGTGGGAAGAGTTACAAATGCACTGGCGGGATAATGGCGGAAGAAGCAGTTTCTCTTTTTAGAAACTTCTACGAGCTTGGAAACCCTAATG CTCCAAAACCTCACAGGCAGCCAGTCCAACAACCATGA
- the LOC110916302 gene encoding tRNA-specific adenosine deaminase TAD2 isoform X2, producing MRPFLLPKVRNHLHPKSATISTQSRPLRLHPCLRRPLLSSAATTPPPVLSTVFSLMASCGDREYLDVVAFMKLALEQAKIAFDSLEVPVGCVIVMDGKVISCGRNRTNETRNATRHAEMEAIDVLLDQWKKLKLSKAEVSEMFSKCYLYVTCEPCIMCAGALSFLGIKEVYYGCANDKFGGCGSILSLHTMSCEEAGGKSYKCTGGIMAEEAVSLFRNFYELGNPNAPKPHRQPVQQP from the exons ATGCGCCCTTTTCTTCTTCCCAAAGTCAGGAACCATCTCCACCCAAAGTCAGCGACCATCTCCACCCAAAGTCGCCCTCTCCGCCTCCATCCGTGTCTCCGCCGCCCTCTCTTATCATCGgctgccaccactccaccaccagtCCTCTCCACAG TTTTTTCCTTAATGGCTTCATGTGGGGACAGAGAATACTTAGACGTTGTTGCTTTTATGAAGCTGGCATTAGAACAG GCTAAAATTGCATTTGACAGCCTCGAAGTGCCTGTGGG ATGTGTCATTGTCATGGACGGGAAGGTAATATCGTGCGGAAGAAATCGGACAAACGAAACAAGAAAC GCTACAAGACACGCTGAAATGGAAGCTATCGATGTTCTGCTCGATCAGTGGAAAAAATTAAAGCTTTCAAAGGCTGAAGTTAGCGAAATGTTCTCAAAATGCTATCTTTACGTGACATGTGAGCCATGTATAATGTGCGCGGGTGCCTTGTCATTTCTTG GCATAAAAGAAGTATACTATGGTTGTGCTAATGATAAGTTTGGAGGTTGTGGATCGATATTATCTTTGCATACAATGAG TTGTGAAGAGGCTGGTGGGAAGAGTTACAAATGCACTGGCGGGATAATGGCGGAAGAAGCAGTTTCTCTTTTTAGAAACTTCTACGAGCTTGGAAACCCTAATG CTCCAAAACCTCACAGGCAGCCAGTCCAACAACCATGA